From the genome of Prionailurus bengalensis isolate Pbe53 chromosome D1, Fcat_Pben_1.1_paternal_pri, whole genome shotgun sequence:
CTCATGGCCAGCTTTGCCCACAGTGTTTGGGGTTACGTGAAGCTCGAAGCCCAGAGAGCCACCAGTTCTGGGGAACAGGGCCACAGCTTTGCGGAGATGGAGCTAACCCTCCGCCTCACCTTCTCCTGAGGAAACCACACCACCCTCTCAATAAACACCCAGCCGGTCTCCAAATTCATCTGTGACTTTAATGGCTGGACAAGCAGATGGTCTCTGTGGTCATCCCGGACTGGAAGCTGGAGGGCTTCCTCCCAGGCTGAAGCCTGGCCCCCAGAAACTGGTAACATAATGGGATTgcatgtggggcgcctgagtggctcagtcggctgagcatccgactttggttcaggtcgtgatcttgcagttcgtgagttcaagccctgcatcgggctctctgctgtccgtgcagagcccgcttcagatcctctgtccctctctctctctctgcacctcctccattctctctctcaccctctctctgtctcaaatttaaaaaattttaaaaacacaaaccataTAGTCAGGGACGCctgagggacgcctgggcggctcagtcagttaagtgcctgacttcgggcCAGCTCAacgatgtcacagtttgtgagttcaaagccccacttcgggctctctgctgtcagcacagagcctcagatCTCTGtcaccttctccctctgcccctccccgcctctcaaaataaacattaaaaaatatcacactataaaaaaaaccacatagtCAGATTTCTGGATAGAGATTAGATTCTTCACTTCATGATTCATCAGGGGAAAGGAAAGGTTTCGCGCATAAATCTAGACATGAAGTACCTATTAGCAGTCTGGCTGACTTCAAATACTCAATAAACAAATCACTCAAGTGTAAATATGATTCTCTCCAAGTGCCCTGCCCCCCCTCCATACTCCTCacatcccctctgcccctctgcctgggcCCTAGGGGGATGCGAGGCGGCTCCTGGGCTCATTTCCTGCCAGCTGGCCTGAAGGCGACCTGTGTCTGTGAGACCACGGAGCCCTGGAGAGCTGGCCTGTAATTGCACAAACGTGAACTCGTCTGCctctggggcagagaaagagcaggaaaagcACACTGTGGCCAGGTGAACGTGGGAATGGGtccatgccacacacacacacacacacacacacaggctaatGACTAGCTACTTAAGAAGGAAAACATGGAACAAATGAGAGGAGGCTCCagccgcaccgcccccccccgccccagccccccacAGCTTCCATGAAATGTCCGCCCGTCACACAGAGAGGATCCGGCAAAGAGAGGGGTCAGAACCAGTTAGGAGGGCCGGTCGACTCCATACTTGAGGGTGAACTCCCTGGCCTCCCTGTGGAACAGCTCCGGATCCTGCTTCAGTAGGTCTGCGAGCTCCAACCGGACCGGCTGCCCCAGGTCTGGTCTGTTCACCAGCACGTTGAGGGCCTCCAAGACTGGGGAGAGAAGCCAGGTCAGGACATCAGGACGGAGAGAAAAATCCTGGGAAGGAGGCGATGGCAGCCCCCTCCCAGATCCCCTGGCACCTCCACGCTCAGTCCGTGGGGGACCCCAAGGAGGTCGATTTCTTAGGATGATGACATTACAACCAAGTTAAAAGCCCCTCATTCCTCACTGACGGTGCCCAAAGCCCTGTCTGGCTATGTCAGTGCTTTTCAAACCATGTTCCATGGCTTCATAGAAACGTCTCATCGTGGAGGTCAATGAGATAAATGGGGTTTCTGTTTCCAACAAGAGCCGTTTTTCTGTTTGATGTTAAGATTCCAAATAGCCCTaagtcgggctccacgctgacagtatgtcgcccgcttgggattctctctctccctctctgcctctcctctgcttgctctctttctctctcaaaataaatggaataaaaaaaattttttaaaaggattccaaataaatcaacttttatttgggaaaaggggTTCTGAGGCtccagactataaagtgctattGCCCCGTGGCTCCTAACCTTTCACGGATGGCTCTGGGAACCAGGAGAAGGCGGTGGGCCATCTCTCGAGGCACATGCACGTGTGAATACACGCCAACGTGCAGTTCTAAGTTAAGAGTGCTGCACAGACCCCCCGAAGCTCACCCAAGGaccactcctcctccccttcccccaccccccgccccccgggacCTTGTTTCTAAGGCTAAGAACTCCTGAGctggtccaggggcacctgagtggctcagttggttaaccgtccaacttcggctctggttatgatctcacggttcgtgggttcgagccccacatcgggctctgtgctgacagctcagagcctggagcctgcttcagattctgtgtgtctctctctctctgcccctcccccactcatgttctgtttctgtctctcaaaaatgaataaatgttggggcgcctgggtggcgcagtcggttaagcgtccgacttcagccaggtcacgatctcgcggtccgggagttcgagccccgcgtcaggctctgagctgatggctcagagcctggagcctgtttccgattctgtgtctccctctctctctgcccctcccccgttcaagctctgtctctctctgtcccaaaaataaataaacgttgaaaaaaaaaaaattaaaaaaaaaaaatgaataaatgttaaaaaaaatttaaataaacactaaaaaaacaacaaaaaaagaattcctgaGTTGGTTCACGCACCGATGATGCTCACGGACTCTATAGAAATGCACTGtcccaatatggtagccactagccacatgcagATCTCTAAAttgaaaggaattaaaatgaaCTGCAATCAGGAATTCAGGTCAGTCGCAGGACCACACTTCAGGTGCTCCATCGCCACCTGTCACAGAGGCTAGGGAAGTGGACAGGGTAGCCATGGATCATTTCCATCACTATAGAAAGTTCTGTGGGGTAGTGCTGGTCTAGAGTCAGCCAAGCCCAGtgtgagtcccagctctgccacctgacAGCGGGACGACCACAGGCCAGTGCTTCACTTACTACAGGACTCACTGTGCTCATCTATGCAATGGGCAATGCGAGCACTCCGTATGGGGCTGCTGGGGGACTGGATGAAGGTGGTGTGTGAAGCTCCTAGCACAGGGCGGAAAGCGTTTAATCCACACGTACTGCCATTACTGGGCCAATCCCCTCCACTGTCATTTAGGGCTCTGAGCCTGCGAAGGAGCAGACCTCGGCAAGGTCCGCAGACAGAGCAACAGAGCCCGTCCCTCCCAGACCCGTGGCCATGCTGCTCTGTCCCACCTGCCCAGGTAGAAAGCCGAGGCAGGACCAGGTCAGCAGGCCCAGGATCTCAGGATGCATCCCTTCTATCTGAAGACAGGCTCAGCTGAGACCCGCCATTTTTATCTCCCCTCTTTGGGGTGTTTTCTGATTCAAAATCAGTCCCATCACCTCTCCTCCAGGATCAGACCCTCCCATTAGGCGAGGCCCAGCCCCACCTTGGCAGGTCTTGGTGTAAGGACTCCAGTTCTCCTTGCTGATGATGGGCAGGCAAACCTCTCCATTGTGGCCCACGTTGGGGTGGTAGATCCTGGTGGTGAATGTCACCGTAGGGGGCTTGAACGGATAGTCCTCAGGGAAGTTGATGCGCAGGTGGAAAGCCTTGAGGTTGTAGGGTGGCTTCTCCTGCACAAGAGAAGGGGTGAAGCTCTGTTCCAGCACACGTCTGCTCTGAAAAGCCGTTTTCCTCCCGGGGCCTTGGTCTGGCGGCCCCTCTCATGGCCTCGCCCCTGGACTCTAAGGAGTCCTCTGTGGCACGCCCAGGTGGGACCATGAACGGACACGGGTGGCTCCTGTACTCACTGGGCAACTGAGCCGCGGATTAGTGGAGTCACAAAAGAACACTGGCCTGGGAGCCACAAAAGTCCCACCCTGGCTCTTTCTGTGCAACAACTGTGGGCCAGCCACCTCCCACctttgggcctcagcttcctcgttCGAAAACGGGGTCACATTTGACTAGGACTatctcagctcttttttttttccactggataatTAATTTCTGTCCATTTCTATTGAAAAAGAATCAACAAACACGATGGTGTAAGTGGATGGTAAAATGACTACCACCGTGGGCTCAGCGAACGTCCGTCTTCTCACACagatacaattaaaaagaaaagatggggcgcccgggtggctcagtcggttaagcatccaactcttggtttcgcctcaggtcatgactgcatggttcatgagtttgagccccacatcctgctctgtgctgacagtgcagagcctgcttgggattctctctctctctctctctctctctctctctctccctctctctctgcccttcccctgctctctaaacaaacaaacaggggcgcctgggtggctcggtcggttaagcgtccaacttcagctcaggtcatgatctcacggtccatgagttcgagccctgcgtcgggctctgtgctgacagctcggaacctggagcctgtttcggattttgtgtctccctctctctctgcccctcccctgttcatgctctgcctctgtctcaaaaattaataaacattaaaaaaaataaacaaataaacttttaaaaattccatctaTAGATGAGTTCATagagaatttgtctttctctccctgactcatttcacttagcataatgccttcaaggtccgtCCATGACGCCTCAAATGGCCATCTCGGCTTCAACGTCTTCATGTTGCAAAAGAAGAATGCAATAGAAGAATGAAGCATGGGAGAAATcattactgggggggggggggcagaatggAGAAAATGAGGGGATCATAAGAAGTCAGGGGCTTGGGAATGTAAaacggtgcagccactgtggaaaaacgtatggcaattcctcaaaaatctaaacatagagggggcgcctgggtggctcaatcggttaagcatccgacttcggctcaggtcatgatctcatggttcgtgggttcgagccccgagtcgggctctgttgacagctcagagcctgcagcctgcttcggatcctgtgtctccccctctctctgtccctcccctcctcatgctctgtctttctctctcaaatggattaaaaaattaaaaaaaaaatccaaacacagAATTAGCACGGGATCCATGCTAACAACCCAAATACtcactgatggatgaatgcagaaacaaaatgtggcatacatgtacaatggaatattattcacccttaaaaaggaatggaattctgACGTGTGCcccaacatggatgaactttgaagacattatgctaagtgaaacaagctagagaaaaagaacaaatactgtatgactccacttaCGTGAGGTACCCAGAATAGTCAGATTCACagccataaaatagaaaatgagatgCCAGGTgatggggcggggcagggggagagggaatggggagtcagtgtttcatgggtacagagtttcggaaggagaagatgaaaacgttctggagGCGGGTGATGGGGACAGTTGCACAACAATGCAATGGGGTTAGTGCCCCTGAACTGTAAACATAAAAAGGGTAAATATTGTTATTGTGTactttaccataataaaaaaattttacagaaagaaCGAACTCGGGGGCTGGAGTGACTGGGGGTTAGGGGTAGCCAGGGGCCAGTAGAAGACCCTCCAGACTTCGAGCAACCTGAAAAACTTTCCTGGGTGCCTATTCTGTGCCACCTTGTGTTAAGAGCTTGACAAACATTAGTCCATGCAGCAGAGGGCAGGGGTTCCATGGACTTTGGAGCCACGGTATGAATATTGGCTCTGCCactctagctgtgtgaccttaggcaagtaactt
Proteins encoded in this window:
- the UBE2L6 gene encoding ubiquitin/ISG15-conjugating enzyme E2 L6 isoform X2 — protein: MSASKRVAKEKPPYNLKAFHLRINFPEDYPFKPPTVTFTTRIYHPNVGHNGEVCLPIISKENWSPYTKTCQVLEALNVLVNRPDLGQPVRLELADLLKQDPELFHREAREFTLKYGVDRPS
- the UBE2L6 gene encoding ubiquitin/ISG15-conjugating enzyme E2 L6 isoform X1: MSASKRVAKELESLQAKLPRYLRNLFSHDADVLVWHALLLPEKPPYNLKAFHLRINFPEDYPFKPPTVTFTTRIYHPNVGHNGEVCLPIISKENWSPYTKTCQVLEALNVLVNRPDLGQPVRLELADLLKQDPELFHREAREFTLKYGVDRPS